Proteins co-encoded in one Desulfoplanes formicivorans genomic window:
- a CDS encoding lysophospholipid acyltransferase family protein, producing MHAPAVRDSYVSPMVRPGFVAARFPSLCFYVRDLAQIARAFFLIKQRSFTPEQFMNCSYGIVHALESVGCRVVVENVSALAMAGGPCVIVGNHMSTLETFVLPWMVLQHTPMTFVIKKSLLKIPFFGAVTAGWDPIAVGRKNPREDLRHVLEQGQHKLAQGCSVIVFPQSTRMVRFDPSRFNTIGVKLARRAQVPVVPLALKTDAWGNGKWIKDFGPIDPAKEIRFCFGEPMAITGNGKNQHEQCVAFVREKLEQWG from the coding sequence ATGCATGCACCTGCTGTCAGGGATTCCTATGTTTCACCAATGGTGCGCCCGGGGTTTGTGGCGGCCCGGTTTCCCTCCCTGTGCTTTTACGTGCGGGATCTGGCACAGATAGCCCGGGCGTTTTTTCTCATCAAGCAGCGTTCCTTTACTCCTGAGCAATTCATGAACTGCAGTTACGGGATTGTTCATGCCCTGGAGTCAGTGGGATGCCGGGTTGTGGTGGAAAATGTTTCGGCTCTGGCCATGGCGGGCGGGCCTTGCGTCATTGTGGGCAATCACATGAGCACTTTGGAAACCTTTGTGCTGCCCTGGATGGTTTTGCAACACACCCCCATGACCTTTGTCATCAAAAAAAGTCTGTTGAAAATTCCGTTTTTTGGTGCGGTTACAGCCGGATGGGATCCCATTGCCGTGGGCCGGAAAAATCCCAGGGAAGATCTCAGGCACGTGTTAGAGCAGGGCCAGCATAAACTCGCACAGGGGTGCTCGGTGATCGTGTTCCCCCAGAGTACGCGCATGGTCCGGTTTGATCCGTCCCGGTTCAATACCATTGGCGTGAAGTTGGCCCGGCGGGCCCAGGTTCCCGTGGTGCCTCTGGCCCTCAAAACCGATGCCTGGGGCAATGGCAAGTGGATCAAGGATTTTGGGCCCATTGACCCCGCCAAGGAGATCCGGTTCTGTTTTGGCGAACCCATGGCTATTACGGGCAACGGCAAAAACCAGCATGAACAATGCGTGGCCTTTGTCCGGGAAAAGCTCGAACAGTGGGGGTGA